Within Novosphingobium resinovorum, the genomic segment AACCGCGTCGGCGCCGAGGGTGACGGCTTCAAGTTCGCGATGGCGGGCCTCGACGGCGGCCGCCTCAACATCGGCGCCTGCTCGCTCGGCGGAGCGCAGCGCTGCCTCGACGAGGCGGTGCAGTATGCCAAGGACCGCAAGCAGTTCGACCAGCCGATCGCCGAGTTCCAGAACACCCAGTTCCGCCTCGCCGACATGGCCGCCGAACTGGAGGCCGCCCGCGCGCTGCTCTACCTCGCCGCCGCCAAGGTGACGGCGGGAGCGCCCGACAAGACGCGCTTCTCCGCCATGGCCAAGCTGATCGCCACCGACACCGGCTCCTCGGTGGTGGACCGCGCGCTGCAGATCTTCGGCGGCTACGGCTACCTCAAGGACTATCCGATCGAGCGCTTCTGGCGCGACTTGCGCGTCCATCGCATCCTCGAAGGCACCAACGAGGTCATGCGCATGATCGTCGGCCGCGAACTGGTCAAGTAAGGGGGCCTTCATGACTGACGAAGTGCTGTTCCGGCGCGAAGGCGTCGCAGGCGTCATATCGCTCAACCGCCCCAAGGCAATCCATGCGCTGACGCTCACCATGTGCGAGGCGATGAGCGCGCAGCTGACCGCGTGGGCCACCGACGACGCGGTGGAAGTCGTGCTGATCGACCACGCCGAAGGGCGCGGGTTCTGCTCGGGCGGCGACATCAACCTGCTGCGCCATTCCGCGCTTAACGACGGCGGCGTGGAGGGACGCAGGTTCTTCTTCGAGGAATACCGCCTCAACCACCAGCTGTTCACGTACGACAAGCCGATCGTCGCCTTCATGGACGGCATCACCATGGGCGGCGGCGTCGGCATCTCGCAGCCCGCGAAGTACCGCGTGGCGACCGAGAACACCCGCTACGCCATGCCCGAAACCGGTATCGGCCTGTTCCCCGACGTCGGCGGCGGCTGGTATCTCTCGCGCCTAGATGGTCGCGTTGGCCAGTTCCTGGCGCTGACCGGCGCGCGCTTCGACGGCGCGGAATGCCTTTGGGCTGGCCTTTCCACCCATTACCTTCCCTCCGAAGCGCTGGCCGAGGCCAAGAGCCGGATCGCTGCGGGCGACGAGATCGGCGGCGTCCTCGCCGCGCTCTCGGTCAAGGCGCCGGAACCCAAGGTCGCCGCCAACGCCGGTGCGATCCGCAAGCACTTCGTCTTCGACACGCTGGAACAGGTGCTGGCCTCGCTGGAAAGCGATGGCGGCGAATGGGCGGTGAAGGAACTCGCGAGCCTGCGCACCAAGAGCCCGCAGGCCTGCAAGGTCTCGCTGCGCCAGCTCGAAGCCTCGCTGGGGCTGGAGACGTTCGCGCAGAACATGGCCATGGAATACCGCCTCGGCGCCCGCGTGCTGGTCCTGCCGGACTTTGCGGAAGGGGTGCGCGCGGTCATCGTCGACAAGGACCAGAATCCGCAATGGAACCCGGCTACGCCCGAAGGCGTGACCGAAGAGATGCTGGACGCGATCTTCGCGCCCCTTTCCCCCGAAGAGGAATGGAAGCCCCTATGAGCACGTACGAAACGATCCTGGTCGAGCAGAAGGGCGGCGTCACGCTCATCACGCTCAACCGTCCGCAGGCACTCAACGCGCTGAATTCGAAGGTTCTGGCCGATCTGATCGCGGCCTTCGCCGCCTTCGAGGCAGACCCGTCGCAGGGCTGCGCGGTCATCACCGGTTCGGGCGAGAAGGCCTTCGCGGCTGGCGCCGACATCAAGGAGATGTCGGACAAGCCCAGCGCCGAGTTCTATTCGGAGGACTTCTTCGCTGGCTGGACCAGCCAGATCGTCAAGACCACCCGCAAGCCCTGGATCGCGGCCGTCAACGGTTTCGCGCTGGGTGGCGGATGCGAACTGGCGATGATGGCGGACTTCATCATCGCCTCGGAAAACGCGAAGTTCGGCCAGCCCGAGATCAAGCTCGGCGTCGCGCCGGGCATGGGCGGCTCGCAGCGCCTGACCCGCGCCGTCGGCAAGTCGAAGGCCATGGACATGTGCCTCACCGGCCGCATGATGGATGCTGCGGAGGCGGAGCGCTCGGGTCTCGTCAGCCAAGTCGTACCGCTCGCCGACCTGCTGGAGACGGCGCTGAAGTCGGCCGCGACGATCGCCGCGATGCCGCCGCTCGCCGCGACCATGAACAAGGAAATGGTCAACCTCGCCTTCGAGACCACGCTCGACACCGGCCTCGTGCTGGAGCGCCGCATGTTCCAGGTGCTCACCGCGACCGAGGACAAGGCCGAAGGCATGGCCGCCTTCGTCGAGAAGCGCCCCGGGGTGTGGAAGGGCAAGTAACGTCGCATTCCCCTCCCGCTTGCGGGAGGGGGCAGGGGTGGGCCTGATTTAGACAGGTCCACCATTAGTTTCGGGAGAAGGCCCACCCCCGGCCCCTCCCGCAAGCGGGAGGGGAGATATTCCATGAAGATCGCATTCATCGGCCTGGGCAATATGGGCGGCGGCATGGCCGCAAACCTCGTCAAGGCGGGCCACGAAGTCCACGCCTTCGACTTGTCCGCCGACGCGCTGGCCAAGGCGGCCGAGAACGGCTGCGCCACCTATACCGCCGTCCCCGACGCGGTGAAGGACGCCGAAGCCGTCGTCACGATGCTGCCCAACGGCGGCATCGTGAAGGCGGTCTACACTGCCGACGTGATCGGCAAGGCCCCGGCGGGCGCGCTGTTCCTGGACTGCTCGACCATCGACCTCGCCACGGCGCGCGAAGTGGCCGAGCTGGCGACGGCGGCGGGCTACGAGATGGTCGATGCCCCGGTCTCGGGCGGCATCGCGGCGGCCAACGGCGGCACGCTTACTTTCATGGTGGGCGGTCCGGCACCCACGTTCGAGAAGGCGAAAGTCGTGCTCGAACCGATGGCCAAAGCCGTCATTCTCGCGGGCGAGAGCGGCGCGGGGCAGGTTGCCAAGATGTGCAACAACATGCTGCTCGCGGTCCACATGATCGGCACCTGCGAGGCGCTGGCGCTGGCCGAGAAGGCGGGCCTCGATCCGCAGAAGTTCTACGAGATCAGCTCGAAGTCCACCGGCTACTGCTGGTCGCTCAACGACTATACCCCGGCACCGGGCGTCGGCGCGGCCAGCCCGGCGGACAATGGCTATGCGGGCGGTTTCGCCTCGGCGCTGATGCTTAAGGATCTGCGTCTCGCCATGGGCGGCGCTGAGACGGCGGGCGCCACCGTGCCGATGGGCGAGCACGCGACGAAGATCTACGAAGCCTTCGTCGAGGCCGGCAACGGCGGCAAGGACTTCGGCGCGATCTTCACGACGCTGTAAGTAAAATTCTTCCCCGAGCTTGTCTCGGGCAGGGAAACCGCCCGCGCAGCGGGTGGTGGAGGGCGCGAGTTCCGGAAATTCCCCCTCCGTCAGCCCTCCGGGCTGCCACCTCCCCGAGACAAGCTCGGGGAGGAATTACTCGATCGCCTCTCCAGTTCGAACTTCGGCAGCTTCATGCCCTTGGTCCGGCTGGTCAGGTGATACCTGCGACACAGCCCGCACTTGTACGGACGCAGCGGGAAGGGTGCCCGCGCGGCGACTTCCAGCGCCTCGGCTTCGCTGGCGTAGCGCGCCTTGCGCTGGCAGACGCCGGGGTTGGTGCGCATGTCAGCCGAGGATGGACGGGCCGAGCAGCGTGAGCATCTTCACGTCGATCGCGTATCCCTCGCCGCGCCACGTTTCGAGCGCCTGTGCAAGCCCCGAACGCGGCACGCGGTGCACCACGATGTCCTCGCTGTCGACGCCGCCGCCTTCGCCGACCTTCACCAGATCGTGCGCGCGGAACAGCGTGAAGCTTTCGGAGACCATGCCGGGCGAAGAGTAGAACTCGCCGAGGTTCTCGATGCGGCCTGCGTGGTAGCCGGTTTCCTCCTCCAGTTCGCGCGCGGCGGCGGTGGCGGCGTGCTCATCGGCCTTATCGTCATCGTCGCCGACGAGCCCTGCGGGCAGTTCGATGCAGCGCTTGCCGAGCGGCACGCGGTACTGGTCGACGAGGATGACGTGGTCTTCCGGGTCGATCGCCAGGATCACCGCCGCGCGGATGCCGCGCGCGCGGCCGACGTATTCCCAGCGGCCCTTCTTCTTCACGGTGATGAAGCGGCCTTCCCACATCGTCTCGACGGGGTGATCGGCATCGTAATGATCCGGCATGCTCATAATTCGATGGTTCCGTCGGGCAGTTCGTTGACGTCGTCCGGCAGGCGCGGGACGTGCAAGGAGAGGATCGCGCCGACTTTGGCGACGCCGGCGATCATGGCGTCGGCGGTGCGGCCCTCGCGCAGTTCGCCCAGCATCGCGGCGATGGCGTCGGCCCAGGTGCCGGGCTCTACTTTGCTGGCGATGGCCTCGTCGGCGAGGATCTCGACGCGGTGTTCGCGCATCGAGATGTAGATGAGGATGCCGGTGCGCCCGGTGGTGCGCCGCTCCGCGCTCATGCGGAAGGCGCGGGTGGCCTGGCCGTGGACGCGGGTGGTGCGGATGGGCGCCGGGATCAGGAAGAACTTGAGCGGCTGCCACAGCTGCAGCAGCGTCATCCCCGCGAACTTGATCGTCGCCACGCCCAGCGCCAGCGAGAGGATCATTCCGGGCGACCACTCATGGCCCCAGTCGGCGATCAGTGCGTCGTAGAGACCCATGTAGAAATCAGGCGCGATCGCCAGCGCGGAGAGGGCCAGGAACGCCACGAAGGCCGACCACGCCAGCGCGACGTCGGTGTAGCCGTCCGATCGGTCGGTCAGCATCGTGACGATCTCGCCTGAACTGAGCAGTTCGGCCTCGGCCACCGCGGCGCGGATGCGCTCGTGGTCCTCGGGGGTGAGGTATTTGG encodes:
- a CDS encoding TPM domain-containing protein, with the protein product MARPKYLTPEDHERIRAAVAEAELLSSGEIVTMLTDRSDGYTDVALAWSAFVAFLALSALAIAPDFYMGLYDALIADWGHEWSPGMILSLALGVATIKFAGMTLLQLWQPLKFFLIPAPIRTTRVHGQATRAFRMSAERRTTGRTGILIYISMREHRVEILADEAIASKVEPGTWADAIAAMLGELREGRTADAMIAGVAKVGAILSLHVPRLPDDVNELPDGTIEL
- a CDS encoding enoyl-CoA hydratase-related protein, which encodes MSTYETILVEQKGGVTLITLNRPQALNALNSKVLADLIAAFAAFEADPSQGCAVITGSGEKAFAAGADIKEMSDKPSAEFYSEDFFAGWTSQIVKTTRKPWIAAVNGFALGGGCELAMMADFIIASENAKFGQPEIKLGVAPGMGGSQRLTRAVGKSKAMDMCLTGRMMDAAEAERSGLVSQVVPLADLLETALKSAATIAAMPPLAATMNKEMVNLAFETTLDTGLVLERRMFQVLTATEDKAEGMAAFVEKRPGVWKGK
- a CDS encoding enoyl-CoA hydratase/isomerase family protein, which translates into the protein MTDEVLFRREGVAGVISLNRPKAIHALTLTMCEAMSAQLTAWATDDAVEVVLIDHAEGRGFCSGGDINLLRHSALNDGGVEGRRFFFEEYRLNHQLFTYDKPIVAFMDGITMGGGVGISQPAKYRVATENTRYAMPETGIGLFPDVGGGWYLSRLDGRVGQFLALTGARFDGAECLWAGLSTHYLPSEALAEAKSRIAAGDEIGGVLAALSVKAPEPKVAANAGAIRKHFVFDTLEQVLASLESDGGEWAVKELASLRTKSPQACKVSLRQLEASLGLETFAQNMAMEYRLGARVLVLPDFAEGVRAVIVDKDQNPQWNPATPEGVTEEMLDAIFAPLSPEEEWKPL
- a CDS encoding NUDIX hydrolase, with translation MSMPDHYDADHPVETMWEGRFITVKKKGRWEYVGRARGIRAAVILAIDPEDHVILVDQYRVPLGKRCIELPAGLVGDDDDKADEHAATAAARELEEETGYHAGRIENLGEFYSSPGMVSESFTLFRAHDLVKVGEGGGVDSEDIVVHRVPRSGLAQALETWRGEGYAIDVKMLTLLGPSILG
- the mmsB gene encoding 3-hydroxyisobutyrate dehydrogenase; translation: MKIAFIGLGNMGGGMAANLVKAGHEVHAFDLSADALAKAAENGCATYTAVPDAVKDAEAVVTMLPNGGIVKAVYTADVIGKAPAGALFLDCSTIDLATAREVAELATAAGYEMVDAPVSGGIAAANGGTLTFMVGGPAPTFEKAKVVLEPMAKAVILAGESGAGQVAKMCNNMLLAVHMIGTCEALALAEKAGLDPQKFYEISSKSTGYCWSLNDYTPAPGVGAASPADNGYAGGFASALMLKDLRLAMGGAETAGATVPMGEHATKIYEAFVEAGNGGKDFGAIFTTL